From the genome of Setaria viridis chromosome 1, Setaria_viridis_v4.0, whole genome shotgun sequence:
GAGACGGCAGCTCCGCGTTCCACGCGCCAGGACCAGCATTGCGTCGAGCCGCCCCAGGAAcaagaggtggtggtggtggactcatcggcgagggaggagggaggggttgCAGCCGAGTTCACTTGGGATGCTTGTGGCCCGACCGTTGATCAAAGCATGAGGCAGAGCAGAGGCGGCTGGGTGTGTTCAATCTGCGGAAGGTTGCGCGAGGCGTGTGGCGATGGGGCTGCCGGCGGTCGCCGATGGCAGCGCGGCGGTCGCCGGCCAGGAGATTTAACCGTGTCCAGTGATTTTTAAAACGACCCCTGTACACCGGATCCGATATTTTTCAAAATGCCCCCTTTGATCGCGATTATTAACCGCGATCCGATATTTTACAAAATACCCCCTgtatcgcgactattaatcgcgatccaatatttTGCAGATgagccctcttcctcctccgtcatTTGACCCCTCGCTCTCCTTCTCTCGAggtcccgccggccgccgcaccaccccATCCGTCCAGCGCAAGAGAGACGTCCAACCGATACTCTTCTACTCCCGTGTCAAGCTCCGGAGACTCGCGATCCGGCGGCAGCTCCGATGCACGCGTAGCCAATCCGCCGCTCTCGTGGGGGCGAGACGCGGCCTCCGGCTGCCGCGTCGTGcctgccggcggcgacggcgcgggatTCCGCATGCCTGGCATTTGCAGGTCCTCCGCTCTGGTGTTTGTCCAGCCTCTGATATGCTccaatttcttcttcctcctgtccTGCAAACCTCCCTTCATCATAAAGAGAGTAAAATGCCATTCAGGTATTTTCAATTGCCATTCAGCTCTTTGACTCTGAACAACAGAATTCAGAAACCATTCTTTGGAATGCCAATGATATGTGCTTcaaatttttgtttttctttcaaatCAAAAGGCGAGCTCCGCCGCCCAATTAAGGAGGAAAATGAGTTATCCGCTGAAAAGCGGATAAGAGTCTTGTTCAAAGTACAGGGAACGGAACAAGATGTCCGGTCCAAGCATGGACTTCAGAAAGCAATAGGGATGTTTTGCTGTCAATTGGGGATAAAGCTGCGCGAAATGCTGACCGGAATTTCAATTTCAACCTGGAAATGCTTTGCATTTTTGAACGATCCATACGATCACACGAGTTGTACCAACCatgcaaaagtaagaaacaaCGGCATCTCCATCCAGCACGCAGTATCAATATTCAACtctacaaaaaaaattattagcaATGAATTACTAACAAGGCATGCACATCGAAACCAAAATGCACTGCTGCAATACGTACAAAACAGGCAGGTATATCAATATCATCATTAAAAAAAAGTATCTTTTAAGAACTCAAAGTCACATAACCAATGGTGCTTGCATAAGCAGACTTTTTTTCACAAAGGAGTTGAACTTTTCAATAGATTATAGCAACCTAACAAGTGAACAGGATTGCTCGGATTTAcaccattttgatttttttttccattgtacaAGTGGTAGACATCGTACGTTATAACAGCCTAACAAGTAGATATCATACGTTTCAAAACTGGCAGCCGACACCTGATGTCAATCCAAGGAGAACAATGTGTAACCAGGTCCTCACAGGGGGAGAAATAATTAAATGGATTCATGGCTCCATGCACACCACATTTTAGTCAGCAAAACAATCGATGAGAGAAAATGAGAACCAGAAAAGAAAGTATCAGCCTTGGGGGGCCCAAAATGTGGCCACATTAGCACTGAAGATTAGTAGCTGCAATAAGTAGAGACTGAAATAATAAAGATAATAACACAGGTGATGATATGAAATCGCAATCATTATCTAAAGTAATGTAGCATCTAACGACTCAATAATCACAAAATCAATGGGTGGGTGGGTACCAAAGCAGCCATTTGTTTGCGCAAAAGGGTTGGACTTTTTCATGGTTTATTATACCAGGCTGGTTCAACCCAAACGTGAAGGTCTGACCGTGTGAACGAGCTAGGAAGCTGCTACCTGCTGTGGAAAATGTGCCGAAAAATGGTGTGGATGTGTGCCCGCAGCAGCCATGCAGTACTTGACCCAATTTTCTTTTCCTACGGCTGCAATAGATAAGCAGGTAGAATCAAACTGGGGGCTGCTTACTGtccccttcctcttcttcctcctcgcgctcttTCCTGATTGGACCATTGTCTATCTGGTCAGCATCAGGTTCAAGCATCTGTTTTCATGCTGGTTTCTTTCATCAGGAAGCCATGCAGGAGAAGCTCCATTCCTCATACAAGAAGTTCAGCAATGGATTTCCCGTTCCTTTCTTAGGCCTTGCAGTTGCGCTTTTCCTTGCCGCCTTTCTCCCACCAGCAAGCTCCTGCTCCGAGCAggagaggagctccctcctccAGTTCCTCGCTGGGCTCTCGCAGGATGGCGGACTTGGTTTGTCATGGAAGAACGGCACGGATTGCTGCACATGGGAAGGGGTTGCCTGTGGCACAGATGGGACCGTCACTGATGTCTCCGTGACATCGAAGGCCCTTGAAGGGCAAATCTCAGCATCCCTGGGCATGCTCAGGGGCCTGCTGCGCCTCAACCTGTCCCACAACTTGCTGTCCGGTGGAATGCCGTCAGAACTGATGTCGTCCAACAGCATCATTGTCCTCGACGTCAGCTTCAACCGTCTCAATGGAGAAGTGCATGAACTGCCATCGTCGACCCCTAGCCGACCTCTGCAGGTATTGAACATCTCGACCAACTTATTTACAGGGCAGTTTCCATCAACTACATGGGAGGTGATGAACAGGCTGGTTGCACTCAATGCCAGCAACAACAGCTTTACTGGGCAGATACCCAGCCATCTCTGCAGAAGCTCGCCAGCCTTAGCTGTGATTGCACTCTGTTATAACCAACTCAGTGGCCACATTTCTCCTGGGCTTGGTAATTGCTCCATGCTCAAAGTGCTCAAGGCTGGTCACAATGCCCTCAGTGGGCCACTTCCAGATGAACTCTTCAATGCTACATCACTAGAGTACCTCTCTTTTCCCAACAACGGTTTGGAGGGAATACTTGATAGTGGACAAATTGTCAACTTCAGAAATCTGGTTCATCTTGATCTTGGAGGTAATAGGCTAAATGGAAAGATCCCAGACTCAATAGGTGAGCTCAAGAGAATAGAGGAGCTCCATTTGAACCACAACAACATGTATGGGGAGCTGCCATCAACTCTGGGTAATTGCACAAATCTCATAACTATTGACCTCAAGGGCAACAACTTCAGCGGAGAGCTGCATAAGGTCAACTTCTTCAACCTGCGCAATCTAAGAACATTAGATCTTCTGTACAACAACTTCATTGGCACAATTCCAGAAAGCATCTATTCATGTAGCAAACTGATTGCTTTGCGGCTATCTAACAACAACTTACATGGGCAGCTTTCACCAAGAATAGGCAATTTGAAGGATCTTGTTTTCCTGTCACTTGTTTCCAACAATTTTACAAATATCACAAATACGCTTCAGATCCTAAAGAAATGTAGGAATCTCACCTCACTACTTATTGGGACCAACTTCAAGGGTGAGGCCATGCCAGAAGATGAAACAATTGATGGTTTTCAGAATCTTCAGGTTCTTTCGATATCTAATTGCTCATTGTCTGGAAAAATACCTCTTTGGCTATCAAAACTCAAAAAACTACAGGTGCTGCTTTTGCACACGAATCAACTCAGTGGACCAATACCTGCCTGGATCAAAAGCTTAAATTCACTTTTCCATCTAGACATATCAAGTAACAAGCTCACAGGGGAAATTCCAACAGCCTTAATGGAGATGCCAATGCTAACAACAGAAAAGACTGCAACCCATTTGGATCCAAGGGTATTTGAGCTACCTGTTTATAAAAATCCATCACTCCAGTACCGGATAACCAGTGCTCTCCCAAAATTGCTGAAACTTGGTTACAATAACTTCACTGGCAAGATCCCCAAAGAGATCGGTCAGTTGAAATCACTCAGTGTACTCAATTTCAGCTCCAACAGCTTGTCAGGAGAAATACCAGTGCAACTCTGCAACTTAACAAATCTGCAAGTGCTAGACTTGTCTAGCAACCATCTCACAGGTGCAATCCCATCAGCATTGAACAACCTGCACTTTCTCTCTGCATTGAATATTTCTTATAATAACCTGGAAGGGCCTATTCCTAATGGAGGCCAACTTAGTACATTCTCGAATAACAGCTTTGAAGGGAATCCAAAGTTATGCGGTCCTATCCTCCTTCGCAGTTGTGGCCCAGCAGAAGCACCAACAATCTCGACAAAGCAACCTAGCAGGAAAGCCATTTTTGGGATTGCATTTGGTTCGTTCTTTGGAGTTGTTCTTCTTTTGCTTCTGGTATATCTCCTCACCTCGTTCAAGGGTAGAAGTTTGATAATCAAAATCAAGGCCTCCAACAATGAAGATTTAGAAGCAACTTCACAGATGTCTGATTCAGAACAGTCTTTAGTAATAGTGCCAAGAGGAAAAGGTGAAAAAAACAAGATCAAATTTGCTGACATTGTGAAGGCCACAAATAACTTCCACCAGGAAAACATTGTTGGCTGTGGAGGCTGTGGGCTAGTCTACAAGGCTACTTTACCTGATGGGACCAAGTTGGCCATCAAGAAGCTTAAT
Proteins encoded in this window:
- the LOC117842906 gene encoding tyrosine-sulfated glycopeptide receptor 1, whose product is MQEKLHSSYKKFSNGFPVPFLGLAVALFLAAFLPPASSCSEQERSSLLQFLAGLSQDGGLGLSWKNGTDCCTWEGVACGTDGTVTDVSVTSKALEGQISASLGMLRGLLRLNLSHNLLSGGMPSELMSSNSIIVLDVSFNRLNGEVHELPSSTPSRPLQVLNISTNLFTGQFPSTTWEVMNRLVALNASNNSFTGQIPSHLCRSSPALAVIALCYNQLSGHISPGLGNCSMLKVLKAGHNALSGPLPDELFNATSLEYLSFPNNGLEGILDSGQIVNFRNLVHLDLGGNRLNGKIPDSIGELKRIEELHLNHNNMYGELPSTLGNCTNLITIDLKGNNFSGELHKVNFFNLRNLRTLDLLYNNFIGTIPESIYSCSKLIALRLSNNNLHGQLSPRIGNLKDLVFLSLVSNNFTNITNTLQILKKCRNLTSLLIGTNFKGEAMPEDETIDGFQNLQVLSISNCSLSGKIPLWLSKLKKLQVLLLHTNQLSGPIPAWIKSLNSLFHLDISSNKLTGEIPTALMEMPMLTTEKTATHLDPRVFELPVYKNPSLQYRITSALPKLLKLGYNNFTGKIPKEIGQLKSLSVLNFSSNSLSGEIPVQLCNLTNLQVLDLSSNHLTGAIPSALNNLHFLSALNISYNNLEGPIPNGGQLSTFSNNSFEGNPKLCGPILLRSCGPAEAPTISTKQPSRKAIFGIAFGSFFGVVLLLLLVYLLTSFKGRSLIIKIKASNNEDLEATSQMSDSEQSLVIVPRGKGEKNKIKFADIVKATNNFHQENIVGCGGCGLVYKATLPDGTKLAIKKLNGEMCPMEREFTAEVEALSMAQHENLVPLWGYCIQGDSRLLIYSYMENGSLDDWLHNRDDDASSILDWPMRLKIAHGASRGLSYIHDVCKPHIVHRDIKSSNILLDKEFKAYVADFGLSRLVHANKTHVTTELVGTLGYIPPEYGQGWVATLRGDMYSFGVVLLELLTGRRPVTALTSSKELVKWVQEMTSEGKQIEVLDPDLRGMGHDKQMLKVLEIACKCVDYNACMRPTIQEVISCLDSIDPNLQMQNTVRIERS